The Pseudonocardia broussonetiae DNA segment TGAACGCCTTCACCGTGGACGGCGGGATGGGCGCCCCGCCGGACAGGATCTTGGTCAGCGACGCCAGCGCCTCCTTCTCCGCCGCGGGGGAGTTCATCAGCGCGATGAACACCGTGATCGACCCGACGGTGAAGGTGGCCCGCTCGTCGCGGACGGTCTCGATCGTGACGGCCGGGTCGAGGCGGTACATGAGCACCAGCGGCGCCCCGATCAGCAGCGAGATCGCGATGTGGGCGATCAGGCCGGTGATGTGGAACAGCGGCGCGACGCCGAGCACCACGTCGTCGCTGGTCAGGCCCACCCACTCGCGGTAGGTCTGGGCGTTGAAGACGACGTTGCGGTGGGTCGTCATCGCGCCCTTGGGCGGGCCGGTGGTGCCCGAGGTGTAGGTCAGGAACGCGATGTCGTCCGGCCCGAGGGACACCTCCGGCGGCGCCTGCCCGGCGAACCGCTCCAGCAGCCCCGCCATGTCGACGGTGCCCTCGCAGGCGATCCGCTCGACGCCGGAGAAGATCCGCGGGTCGTTGCGGGTCTGGTGCTCCAGCTCCGAGGTGGTGATCACGGTGCGGACCTCGGTGCCCGGCACCACCGACGCCGCGACGTCGCGGTGCAGGCTCTCCAGGCACACCAGCACGGTCGCCCCGGAGTCGGTGAGCAGCTCGGTGAGCTCGCGCTCCTTGTTCATCGGGTTGATCGACACGGCGATGCCGCCGGCCTTCCAGGTCCCGATCTGGGCGATGAGGAACTGCGGCACGTTCTGCAGGTAGACGGCCACGCGCTCGCCGGGGGAGAACCCGGCGTCGGTGATGCCGGCGGCGAACGCGTCGGTGAGCGCGTCGAGCTCGCGCAGGGTGATGCGGCCGTCGAAGTAGCGGATGATCTCGCCGTCGGGGTCGCGCGCGACGGCGGCCCGGAACATGTCCAGGGCGCTGTCGAACTCGACGGTGATCGACGACGGCTGGCCGGGCGCGTAGCGGGCCAGCCACGGCTTGGAGCCGTAGGTCGTGGAGTCGGCGGCGGCGGTCATCGGATGG contains these protein-coding regions:
- a CDS encoding long-chain-fatty-acid--CoA ligase; the protein is MTAAADSTTYGSKPWLARYAPGQPSSITVEFDSALDMFRAAVARDPDGEIIRYFDGRITLRELDALTDAFAAGITDAGFSPGERVAVYLQNVPQFLIAQIGTWKAGGIAVSINPMNKERELTELLTDSGATVLVCLESLHRDVAASVVPGTEVRTVITTSELEHQTRNDPRIFSGVERIACEGTVDMAGLLERFAGQAPPEVSLGPDDIAFLTYTSGTTGPPKGAMTTHRNVVFNAQTYREWVGLTSDDVVLGVAPLFHITGLIAHIAISLLIGAPLVLMYRLDPAVTIETVRDERATFTVGSITVFIALMNSPAAEKEALASLTKILSGGAPIPPSTVKAFKAAFGHYIHNVYGLTETTSPSHGTPFGTEGPVDEASGALSVGVPVYDTVVQIVDDKGEDLPVGEIGELVTTGPQVVVGYWNKPEETAKALPGGSLHTGDVGYMDADGWFYIVDRKKDQINAGGYKVWPREVEDVLYEHEAVREAAVVGVPDEYRGESVKAFVSLRPGKEVSEADLIAFTKQRMAAYKYPRQIEFLDEIPKTVTGKLLRRELRGR